In Aphelocoma coerulescens isolate FSJ_1873_10779 chromosome 3, UR_Acoe_1.0, whole genome shotgun sequence, a single window of DNA contains:
- the GFRAL gene encoding GDNF family receptor alpha-like gives MSRVLFIYFTCISTVQTTDCLHLREQCINAANGCESVWNVVEDACNISGNRCKAEDTVGCNRIIQVLADEYPEFKNCVCTMDDICSITTLLEKQCGIRKDYLESFPRSDTELSIRQRRNPKDQRRSEELETDCSLAKQRCREEPQCSAVYRSFQRACQAAAAKCRFPMPGKCLLAWRQLRKTVLGKCSCSEPLQMRCIKIWKGIFDNPCLQYSQESQASAASENDYSDDDYNADVDGEKNPVTDTDNISTETKLQWGLSALSKQVHTTNRSCLDVNRECVEDEVCNKQLSLYLKVCLVNKKCDMEGCQAAIRFFYRNMPFEVAQMMIFCDCIQHDESCHRAKELLHGKPCAVTAVPHPSCLNVIHMCEENELCRKKYITFQSKCWRHVTKTCYEDEACLETLIKDDMPCSANADCKAAYISNWGTVLHMECTCQNLPPVEQPLCELFHHMLHSKSCFSDLRQISIQKKGFHWVNTEMPGEKNSGAQLHSSAINGETVYIIAYSSCIALILGIVLLTLLKIRACRTKYESRSPSPDHSSETFMAHYKSHR, from the exons ATGTCAAGAG TGTTGTTCATTTACTTCACATGTATATCTACTGTCCAGACCACTGACTGTCTGCACTTGAGGGAGCAATGTATAAATGCTGCAAACGGATGTGAGAGTGTCTGGAATGTGGTTGAAGATGCCTGCAATATTTCAG GTAATAGATGCAAGGCAGAAGACACTGTTGGATGTAATAGAATAATCCAGGTCCTGGCTGACGAATACCCAGAATTCAAAAACTGTGTCTGCACTATGGACGATATCTGTAGCATCACAACTTTGCTTGAGAAACAGTGCGGCATTAGGAAAG ACTATTTGGAATCTTTCCCAAGGTCAGACACTGAACTGAGCATTCGGCAACGCAGAAACCCCAAAGACCAAAGGCGCTCTGAAGAACTGGAGACCGACTGCAGCCTTGCCAAGCAGCGCTGCCGAGAGGAGCCTCAGTGCTCTGCCGTGTACAGGAGCTTCCAGCGGGCGTGCCAGGCAGCTGCGGCCAAGTGCAGGTTCCCCATGCCTGGAAAGTGTTTGTTAGCCTGGAGACAGCTGAGGAAAACAGTTTTGGGAAAGTGCTCATGCTCAGAGCCGCTTCAGATGAGATGCATTAAAATATGGAAGGGAATATTTGACAACCCTTGTTTACAATACTCTCAGGAGAGCCAAGCCTCAGCAGCAAGTGAAAATGACTACAGCGATGATGACTATAATGCTGATGTTGATGGTGAGAAAAATCCAGTCACTGACACAG ACAATATTAGTACGGAAACAAAATTACAGTGGGGCTTATCTGCTCTCTCCAAACAAG TGCACACAACAAACAGAAGCTGTTTGGATGTGAACAGGGAGTGTGTTGAAGATGAAGTGTGTAACAAACAGTTGTCCCTGTACCTTAAAGTTTGCTTAGTAAATAAGAAGTGCGACATGGAAGGATGTCAAGCAGCCATAAGGTTCTTCTATCGAAACATGCCTTTTGAAGTTGCCCAAATGATGATATTTTGTGACTGTATCCAGCATGATGAATCCTGCCACAGAGCCAAGGAACTTCTCCATGGCAAGCCCTGTGCAGTTACTGCAGTTCCACACCCATCATGTCTGAACGTAATCCACATGTGTGAAGAGAATGAATTGTGCAG GAAAAAATACATAACTTTTCAGTCAAAGTGTTGGAGACATGTGACAAAAACATGCTATGAGGATGAAGCTTGTCTTGAAACTTTAATCAAAGATGACATGCCCTGTTCTGCCAACGCTGATTGCAAAGCAGCCTACATCAGCAACTGGGGCACGGTGCTGCACATGGAGTGCACCTGCCAGAATCTGCCTCCCGTGGAGCAGCCTTTGTGCGAGCTCTTCCATCACATGCTGCACAGCAAATCCTGCTTCAGTGACTTAC GTCAAATTTCTATTCAGAAGAAAGGTTTTCACTGGGTGAATACAGAAATGCCAGGCGAAAAGAATTCCGGAGCACAGCTCCATTCTTCTGCGATTAATG gTGAAACTGTCTACATTATTGCTTACTCCTCCTGCATAGCTCTCATCCTAGGAATAGTCCTGTTGACCCTCCTAAAGATCAG AGCCTGCAGAACAAAATATGAGTCAAGAAGTCCCTCGCCAGATCATTCTTCTGAAACATTTATGGCCCATTATAAAAGTCACAGATGA